The following are encoded in a window of Mycobacterium vicinigordonae genomic DNA:
- a CDS encoding MlaD family protein yields MIAFVLGYFATSGVRVAPPADRLNLSIDVTDINSLALGSNVLLRGVAVGKVTDIRTDANSATVGFYVDPGFRIPLDSEIRLENLSALGESYIALLPRSEGGPLMRDGEHLSTEAVVQPPSISQLAASVVRVLKQLNPEELDGIIAAGDEALPDPVKVLPNLSRASILARNTIDDLGGSGRELLDNFQVLLRNSAFAGPLLTHLSPSLTDASKGLQELWRENSILVYRGQPGLFVNTAKIIARLQELLDNRGSDLKVLGEAFQPKLNDISGALMNFDTGQMLTNLLATVPADGAITLRVVP; encoded by the coding sequence ATGATCGCGTTCGTCTTGGGCTACTTTGCAACGTCCGGGGTTCGGGTGGCGCCCCCAGCCGATCGCCTCAATCTGTCGATAGACGTGACGGACATCAACAGCCTCGCCTTGGGTTCGAACGTGTTGTTGCGAGGGGTTGCGGTCGGCAAGGTCACCGATATCAGGACCGACGCGAATTCGGCGACCGTTGGCTTCTACGTCGACCCGGGCTTTCGGATCCCGCTCGACAGCGAGATCAGGCTGGAAAACTTGTCTGCGCTTGGTGAGTCGTACATCGCCTTGCTTCCGCGCAGTGAGGGTGGACCGCTGATGAGGGATGGCGAGCACCTGTCGACCGAGGCTGTTGTGCAGCCCCCATCGATCTCTCAGTTGGCGGCTAGCGTCGTGCGAGTCCTCAAACAGCTCAACCCCGAGGAACTGGATGGCATCATCGCGGCGGGCGACGAAGCGCTGCCAGACCCGGTGAAAGTGCTGCCGAATCTGTCGCGCGCCAGCATTCTCGCCCGAAACACCATCGACGATCTGGGTGGCAGCGGTCGCGAGTTGCTCGACAACTTCCAGGTGTTGTTGCGCAACTCAGCATTTGCCGGACCGCTCCTCACGCACCTGTCGCCCTCGCTCACGGACGCCAGCAAGGGTCTTCAAGAATTGTGGAGAGAGAACTCCATCCTAGTCTACCGCGGTCAACCGGGGCTCTTCGTCAACACAGCCAAGATCATCGCACGACTTCAGGAGTTGCTCGACAATCGAGGATCGGACCTCAAGGTGCTCGGTGAGGCATTCCAGCCGAAGTTGAACGACATTTCGGGAGCACTGATGAACTTCGATACCGGACAAATGCTGACCAATTTGCTTGCGACCGTCCCTGCCGACGGAGCGATAACACTGCGGGTAGTTCCCTAG
- a CDS encoding DUF732 domain-containing protein — protein sequence MTNRHTVIACMTVAAVIYGGAPAARADDESFFAAGRALGYQWSLDTMIEAGRSICDSLWRGRNIDEVTFHTKRYGLVTPQQAHDFVKLSVDEYCPNFRQFVSP from the coding sequence ATGACGAACCGTCACACCGTGATTGCGTGCATGACCGTGGCCGCTGTGATCTATGGGGGAGCACCCGCGGCGAGGGCGGACGATGAAAGCTTCTTCGCTGCAGGCCGCGCCCTCGGGTACCAGTGGTCACTGGACACCATGATCGAAGCAGGTCGGTCGATCTGCGATTCCCTCTGGCGAGGCCGGAACATCGACGAAGTCACTTTCCATACGAAGCGATACGGGCTCGTGACGCCGCAGCAAGCCCATGATTTCGTCAAGCTTTCCGTAGACGAATACTGCCCCAACTTCCGTCAATTCGTCAGTCCTTAG
- a CDS encoding AMP-binding protein produces the protein MSTHPEQPLIARRIHWNNQLERHADVLPGRPAVRYEGNTITWSQLRHRVNRLTDALMHRGVTAGDRVAIIVGNRPEFIETLLATTRLGAIAVPVNLRLAGPEIAYILRDAAVSLVVVDDLARLAVDAALAELEKLPRLVNADGADEPYEAFSSLIDEEGQPHLQPDTPEDTPALIMYTSGTTGRPKGAVLCHANLHAQAVTIVRACQLTGPDEVNLIASPLFHIGAIGSLVGSLYLGACTVIMSTGAFTSTRTLDLLEAERVSTVFLVPAQWQAVCDDPSTTHRDLSNLRVTMWGAAPASDTLLAKMAELMPRCLNIATFGQTEMTAITCILEGEDAIGKIGSVGRPVSSVNTRVVNPDLSDVEPGGVGEIVYRGPGMMLWYWNNPEATAEAFRGGWFHSGDLVRVDDDGYIFVVDRVNDMIISGGENIYCVEVENVLAGHPDVAEVSVVGRQDQQWGEIPVAHLVIRAGGHPMDVESLRSWAAASLARYKLPRRVQFHESLPRNASGKVMKHVLQSIDDE, from the coding sequence TTGTCGACGCACCCAGAGCAACCCCTGATCGCACGTCGAATCCACTGGAACAATCAACTCGAACGACACGCGGACGTCTTGCCGGGCCGACCGGCGGTACGTTACGAGGGCAACACGATCACGTGGTCGCAATTGCGGCATCGCGTGAACCGACTCACCGATGCGTTGATGCACCGCGGCGTAACAGCTGGTGACCGTGTTGCCATCATCGTGGGGAATCGGCCTGAGTTCATCGAGACCCTCTTGGCGACGACCAGACTCGGGGCCATTGCGGTACCGGTGAATCTACGTCTGGCCGGCCCCGAGATCGCCTATATCCTTCGCGACGCCGCGGTCAGCCTGGTTGTGGTGGACGACCTCGCCCGGCTGGCCGTCGACGCAGCACTCGCGGAACTGGAGAAGCTCCCACGTCTCGTGAATGCCGACGGAGCGGACGAACCCTACGAGGCCTTCAGCTCCCTGATCGACGAGGAGGGTCAACCACATCTCCAGCCGGATACGCCGGAAGACACGCCCGCTCTCATCATGTACACCTCGGGCACGACGGGCCGCCCCAAGGGCGCTGTATTGTGCCACGCGAACCTTCATGCTCAGGCGGTGACGATCGTGCGAGCCTGCCAACTCACCGGCCCCGACGAGGTCAACCTCATTGCATCGCCGCTATTCCACATCGGAGCCATCGGTTCGCTCGTGGGGTCCCTGTACCTTGGAGCCTGCACGGTCATCATGTCCACAGGTGCCTTTACGTCGACGCGGACGCTCGACTTACTCGAAGCCGAACGGGTGAGCACTGTCTTCTTGGTCCCGGCGCAGTGGCAGGCGGTATGCGACGACCCGAGCACCACACACCGAGATCTCTCGAACCTTCGAGTCACGATGTGGGGCGCCGCCCCGGCTTCGGACACGCTGCTAGCGAAGATGGCCGAACTCATGCCCCGTTGTCTTAACATCGCCACCTTCGGTCAAACCGAAATGACGGCCATCACTTGTATTCTCGAAGGCGAGGACGCGATCGGCAAGATTGGTTCCGTCGGACGCCCGGTGTCGTCGGTGAACACCCGCGTTGTCAATCCGGACCTCAGCGATGTTGAGCCCGGTGGCGTCGGTGAGATCGTCTACCGAGGCCCTGGGATGATGCTCTGGTACTGGAACAATCCCGAGGCAACGGCAGAAGCCTTCCGCGGCGGGTGGTTTCACTCGGGCGACCTCGTTCGCGTCGATGATGACGGTTACATCTTCGTCGTGGATCGGGTGAATGACATGATCATCTCCGGCGGAGAGAACATCTACTGCGTGGAGGTTGAGAACGTCCTTGCGGGCCACCCGGATGTGGCCGAGGTCAGCGTCGTAGGGCGCCAGGACCAACAGTGGGGCGAGATACCCGTGGCACACCTCGTGATTCGCGCGGGGGGTCATCCCATGGATGTCGAATCTCTACGGTCGTGGGCGGCGGCATCGCTGGCGCGCTACAAGCTTCCCCGAAGGGTTCAGTTTCACGAGTCGTTGCCACGAAACGCCTCCGGAAAGGTGATGAAACACGTGCTCCAGTCGATTGACGACGAGTGA
- a CDS encoding aromatic ring-hydroxylating oxygenase subunit alpha: MTDYVGSIDYYHENALHRYGMNYPDGTQFAEELIFPDEDGKISTDRYISPTWLAAEIERVWKKTWQYVCRADDIPDAGSFLTYTIADQEFLVVRQADGSVKALNNVCLHRGNMLRNGCGVTEDLKCRFHHWAWEIDGSLKDIPDRHCFVGLDDEDLSLGEVPCDTWAGFVFLNPDSTSPVLLRDFLGPIVDQLAPYHFENMLTTTNVTQPLSCNWKTAIEAFLEAYHTMGLHPQLLPSLDDVNTTFEVMGDHSRMITPFGVPSMRYEEVDIRAILDSYTDTGGAIQGRELDPGDTPLHTGLRPSSEELAETMRDADGMTVREWLMDYVRKEAGARGRPLDDMLPNQAIDDWHYFLFPGVVMNINPMSTLLLRMRPHATDPDSCWVDVCTYEWPHPERGPFKSRPNVVKAEGEVNYGKVLVQDFDNLPGVQRGLHSDRLKHMLISKQEVRVTAFNRAVERYVGASHTSGLNKAT; encoded by the coding sequence ATGACTGATTATGTTGGGTCCATCGACTACTACCATGAGAACGCCCTGCACAGGTATGGGATGAATTACCCCGATGGAACCCAGTTCGCGGAGGAACTCATCTTCCCCGACGAGGACGGCAAGATCTCGACCGATCGATATATCTCCCCCACGTGGTTGGCTGCCGAGATCGAGCGCGTGTGGAAGAAGACGTGGCAGTACGTATGCCGCGCCGACGACATCCCCGACGCGGGCAGTTTCCTGACTTACACCATCGCCGATCAGGAGTTCTTGGTCGTGCGTCAAGCCGATGGCTCCGTCAAGGCGCTGAACAACGTGTGTTTGCACCGCGGCAACATGCTGCGGAACGGCTGCGGCGTCACCGAAGATCTGAAGTGCCGATTCCACCACTGGGCGTGGGAGATCGACGGGAGCCTCAAGGACATTCCCGATAGACACTGCTTCGTTGGCCTCGACGACGAAGACCTCTCACTGGGCGAGGTGCCGTGCGATACGTGGGCGGGCTTCGTGTTCCTCAATCCCGATTCGACGTCGCCGGTCTTGCTGCGCGACTTCCTTGGCCCGATCGTCGACCAGTTAGCGCCGTATCACTTCGAGAACATGTTGACGACCACCAATGTCACTCAGCCGCTCTCGTGCAACTGGAAGACAGCCATCGAGGCCTTCCTCGAGGCGTACCACACCATGGGTCTCCACCCGCAGCTCCTCCCGTCGCTCGATGACGTGAACACGACCTTCGAGGTGATGGGCGACCACAGCCGAATGATCACGCCGTTCGGGGTTCCTAGCATGCGATACGAGGAGGTCGACATCAGGGCGATACTCGACTCGTACACCGATACCGGTGGAGCGATCCAGGGTCGCGAGCTCGATCCGGGCGATACGCCACTCCACACCGGCCTACGTCCCAGCAGTGAAGAACTCGCGGAGACGATGCGTGATGCAGACGGGATGACGGTGCGTGAGTGGCTGATGGACTACGTCCGGAAGGAGGCGGGGGCGCGCGGCCGACCACTCGACGACATGTTGCCCAACCAGGCGATCGACGATTGGCACTACTTCCTTTTCCCCGGTGTAGTAATGAACATCAACCCGATGTCGACTCTGCTGCTGCGCATGCGGCCGCATGCCACCGATCCGGACAGTTGCTGGGTTGACGTATGCACCTACGAGTGGCCACATCCCGAGCGCGGCCCATTTAAGTCACGTCCGAACGTCGTCAAGGCTGAGGGTGAAGTGAATTACGGCAAGGTGCTGGTTCAGGATTTCGACAACCTGCCGGGTGTGCAGCGTGGTCTCCACAGCGACAGACTCAAGCACATGCTAATTTCCAAGCAAGAGGTGCGCGTGACGGCGTTCAACCGTGCGGTCGAGCGCTATGTGGGAGCATCCCACACCAGTGGTTTGAACAAGGCCACCTGA